Proteins from a genomic interval of Maylandia zebra isolate NMK-2024a linkage group LG15, Mzebra_GT3a, whole genome shotgun sequence:
- the dcph1 gene encoding damage-control phosphatase ARMT1, with protein MATDQTMHGVPPSLSARVVGSFAYLTVRDRLPTILTKVVDTIHRNKNKFFEEYGEVGIQAEKQAISLLSKLRNELQTDKPVLALTDGLPDTDSWNQYLERQQRLQGDQEPVSWFKSPWLYVECYMYRRIHEALLLNPPISDFDVFNEGKTQSFTESSQAVMSLCTYLEGIKNNIDELSTNPLFEHFSKLMQVSLWGNKCDLSISAGQENSQKTSPLDSLYSLLPFILVDDTKRVWSALISAQRPRESGKNNADRVDIVLDNAGFELVTDLVLADFLVSSGLARQIHFHGKSIPWFVSDVTAKDFQWTIRQAMATNHKWVSKCGVQWQRYLKEGMWCYHDHPFWTQPHEFCDMAADAPDLYTTLQGADLVLFKGDLNYRKLTGDRDWEHTVSFETALRGFGPATLCSLRTLKANIQVGLQPGQGEKLTSQDPSWMTSGKYAVIQFHNPKSE; from the exons ATGGCGACGGATCAAACTATGCACGGAGTTCCCCCTTCATTGTCTGCCAGAGTGGTTGG gtcatttGCTTATTTGACCGTTAGAGACAGACTACCCACCATCCTGACCAAAGTTGTTGACACAATTCATCgcaataaaaacaagttttttgaGGAATACGGAGAG GTGGGTATCCAGGCAGAGAAGCAAGCTATATCTCTGCTATCTAAGCTGAGGAATGAGCTGCAAACTGACAAGCCAGTGCTAGCACTGACAGACGGCCTACCGGACACAGATTCCTGGAACCAATACCTAGAGAGGCAGCAGAGACTGCAAGGTGACCAGGAGCCTGTCAGCTGGTTCAAGTCTCCCTGGCTTTACGTGGAGTGCTACATGTACCGTAGGATACACGAGGCGCTCTTGCTCAA tCCTCCCATCAGTGACTTTGATGTCTTTAATGAGGGAAAGACTCAGAGCTTTACTGAGTCTTCACAGGCTGTGATGTCCTTGTGTACGTACTTGGAGGGCATCAAGAACAACATAGACGAGCTGTCTACGAATCCGCTGTTTGAGCATTTCAGCAAACTAATGCAG GTATCTCTGTGGGGAAACAAGTGTGATCTGTCAATATCTGCTGGCCAAGAGAACTCCCAGAAGACCAGTCCACTAGATTCCCTCTACAGCCTCCTGCCCTTCATCCTGGTGGATGACACCAAAAGGGTATGGTCAGCTCTTATTTCTGCGCAGAGGCCAAGGGAGTCAGGGAAAAACAATGCAGACAGAGTGGACATTGTTCTAGACAATGCTGGCTTCGAGTTGGTCACTGACTTGGTCTTAGCCGACTTCCTGGTTTCCTCTGGCCTTGCACGTCAGATTCATTTTCATGGCAAATCCATCCCGTGGTTTGTCTCTGACGTCACAGCTAAAGATTTTCAGTGGACCATTCGGCAGGCCATGGCAACCAATCACAAGTGGGTTTCCAAATGTGGTGTTCAGTGGCAGAGGTACTTGAAAGAGGGAATGTGGTGCTATCATGATCATCCTTTCTGGACACAGCCCCATGAGTTCTGCGACATGGCAGCCGATGCTCCTGACCTGTATACAACCCTGCAGGGAGCAGACCTGGTGCTGTTTAAAGGCGATCTCAACTACAGGAAGCTGACTGGAGACAGGGACTGGGAGCACACAGTAAGCTTTGAAACTGCACTGCGAGGCTTTGGGCCTGCAACGCTGTGCAGCCTGAGGACTCTCAAGGCCAACATTCAGGTTGGTCTGCAACCGGGACAAGGGGAGAAGCTTACCTCCCAAGATCCAAGCTGGATGACTAGCGGCAAGTACGCTGTGATTCAGTTCCACAATCCAAAGTCAGAATAG